The Bacillus sp. Y1 genome has a window encoding:
- the frr gene encoding ribosome recycling factor, with product MPKQIVANAKERMNKAIGAYTRELAGIRAGRANASMLDRITVDYYGAPTPINQLAGVSVPEARMLVIQPYDKSILSDIEKAILKSDIGITPSNDGSIIRLAIPQLTEERRKELVKVVKKESEDAKVAVRNIRRDANDDLKKLEKNGEITEDDQRGYSDDIQKLTDEYITKVDQLTKDKEKEILEV from the coding sequence ATGCCGAAACAAATCGTTGCAAATGCGAAAGAACGTATGAATAAAGCAATCGGAGCGTACACTCGTGAACTTGCTGGAATTCGTGCAGGACGTGCGAATGCATCTATGCTTGATCGAATTACGGTCGATTATTACGGAGCACCAACTCCAATTAACCAACTTGCAGGTGTTTCTGTACCAGAAGCGCGTATGCTTGTAATTCAACCGTATGATAAATCTATTTTAAGCGATATTGAAAAAGCAATCTTAAAATCAGATATCGGTATTACTCCTTCAAATGATGGAAGCATCATTCGCCTTGCGATTCCTCAGTTAACTGAAGAGCGTCGTAAGGAATTGGTGAAGGTGGTAAAGAAAGAATCTGAAGATGCAAAAGTTGCCGTCAGAAATATCCGTCGTGATGCGAATGACGACTTGAAAAAGCTTGAAAAGAATGGTGAAATTACTGAAGATGACCAACGTGGTTATTCTGATGACATTCAAAAATTAACGGACGAGTATATAACAAAGGTTGACCAGCTAACAAAAGACAAAGAGAAGGAAATTTTAGAGGTTTAA
- the tsf gene encoding translation elongation factor Ts produces the protein MAVTAQMVKELRERTGAGMLDCKKALQATEGDMEKAIDFLREKGMASAAKKADRVAAEGTTYILTQGNEAVILEVNSETDFVAKNEGFQVLVKELAEHVLTNKPASVEEVNAQTMANGATVESYVNAAIAKIGEKISLRRFEIKSKGDNDAFGAYLHMGGRIGVLTVLEGTADDAAAKDVSMHIAALNPKYVSRDEVSAEEIERERQVLTTQALNEGKPENIVAKMVEGRLSKYFQDVCVNDQAFVKDPDQKVKAFVESKGGKIREFVRYEVGEGIEKRVDNFAEEVMNQVKGN, from the coding sequence ATGGCAGTAACGGCTCAAATGGTAAAAGAATTACGTGAAAGAACAGGCGCAGGTATGTTAGATTGCAAAAAAGCACTTCAAGCAACTGAAGGTGATATGGAAAAAGCAATCGACTTCTTACGTGAAAAAGGTATGGCTAGCGCTGCGAAGAAGGCAGACCGTGTAGCAGCTGAAGGAACTACTTATATCCTTACTCAAGGAAACGAAGCAGTTATTCTAGAAGTTAACTCTGAAACAGATTTCGTTGCTAAGAACGAAGGTTTCCAAGTACTAGTTAAGGAACTTGCTGAGCACGTTCTAACTAACAAGCCAGCTTCAGTTGAAGAAGTAAATGCACAAACAATGGCTAACGGTGCAACAGTTGAGTCTTACGTAAACGCAGCTATCGCAAAAATCGGTGAGAAAATCTCTCTTCGTCGTTTTGAAATCAAGTCTAAAGGCGACAACGATGCATTCGGTGCTTACCTACACATGGGTGGACGTATTGGTGTGTTAACAGTATTAGAAGGAACAGCTGACGACGCTGCTGCTAAGGATGTTTCTATGCACATAGCTGCATTAAACCCTAAGTATGTATCTCGTGACGAAGTTTCTGCTGAAGAAATTGAGCGTGAGCGTCAAGTTCTTACTACACAGGCACTTAACGAAGGTAAGCCAGAAAACATCGTAGCGAAAATGGTTGAAGGCCGCCTAAGCAAATACTTCCAAGACGTTTGTGTGAACGACCAAGCATTCGTTAAGGACCCAGATCAAAAAGTAAAAGCATTCGTAGAATCAAAAGGTGGAAAGATTCGCGAATTCGTACGTTACGAAGTAGGAGAAGGTATCGAAAAGCGTGTTGATAACTTCGCTGAAGAAGTAATGAACCAAGTAAAAGGGAACTAA
- the rseP gene encoding RIP metalloprotease RseP, with the protein MNTVIAFIIIFGALVFFHELGHFIFAKRAGILCREFAIGMGPKVFSYKKGETLYTIRLLPIGGYVRMAGEDPEMAEIKPGYRVGLILDKNEVIEKIILNNKEKYPNARIIEVEYADIEQKLQIKGYEEGEEDVLKTFSISRNAYLVENGAETLIAPYDRQFVSKTLGQRTMAIFAGPMMNFVLAFLIFVIIALWQGVPTNEPILGKLTPDGMAMQSGLQEGDEVQSIDGGEISTWEDVVEIIRQNPENELEFLVSRNGEELEIPVTPKAQDVDGTEIGIIGVYNPMEKSPIKSVTYGFKEVYYWTVEIFSMLGKLIVGQFSIDALSGPVGIYESTATVAKSGVMYLMKWAGILSINLGIMNLLPIPALDGGRLMFFAVEALRGKPIDRQKEGMVHFIGFALLMLLMLVVTWNDIQRIFL; encoded by the coding sequence TTGAACACAGTCATAGCCTTTATCATTATTTTTGGGGCACTCGTATTTTTCCATGAATTAGGACATTTTATCTTTGCAAAACGAGCAGGTATTCTTTGTCGTGAATTTGCAATAGGAATGGGTCCGAAAGTCTTCTCGTATAAAAAAGGAGAGACTCTCTATACGATTCGTTTATTGCCGATTGGCGGATATGTTCGCATGGCTGGAGAAGATCCCGAGATGGCTGAAATTAAACCAGGCTATCGTGTAGGACTAATACTGGACAAAAATGAAGTGATCGAGAAGATCATACTAAACAACAAAGAAAAGTATCCGAATGCTAGGATCATTGAAGTGGAATATGCCGATATTGAACAAAAATTACAAATAAAAGGCTATGAAGAGGGAGAAGAAGATGTTTTAAAAACCTTCTCTATTAGTCGAAATGCATATTTAGTGGAAAACGGTGCAGAAACACTGATCGCGCCATATGATCGTCAATTTGTTTCTAAAACTTTAGGTCAAAGAACAATGGCCATTTTCGCTGGACCGATGATGAATTTTGTATTAGCCTTTCTTATTTTTGTTATTATTGCTTTATGGCAAGGAGTACCCACAAACGAGCCCATCTTAGGTAAGTTAACTCCAGATGGAATGGCTATGCAATCCGGTTTACAAGAAGGGGACGAGGTTCAAAGTATCGATGGCGGTGAAATTTCTACTTGGGAAGATGTAGTAGAAATTATTCGCCAAAACCCTGAAAATGAATTAGAGTTTTTGGTTTCTAGAAACGGTGAGGAGCTTGAGATTCCAGTTACACCAAAAGCTCAAGACGTGGATGGTACAGAAATCGGAATCATTGGCGTATATAACCCAATGGAAAAATCTCCAATAAAGTCTGTGACGTACGGGTTTAAAGAAGTATACTATTGGACTGTTGAAATTTTCTCTATGCTTGGAAAATTAATCGTTGGGCAATTTTCAATTGATGCACTGTCTGGTCCAGTTGGTATTTATGAATCAACAGCCACCGTTGCTAAATCTGGAGTTATGTACCTGATGAAGTGGGCGGGAATTTTAAGTATTAATCTTGGTATTATGAACTTGCTTCCAATTCCTGCTTTAGACGGTGGAAGATTGATGTTCTTTGCAGTAGAAGCATTGAGAGGAAAGCCGATTGATCGTCAAAAAGAAGGCATGGTTCATTTCATTGGATTTGCTCTTTTGATGCTCCTAATGCTAGTAGTTACTTGGAATGATATACAAAGGATATTCCTTTAA
- a CDS encoding proline--tRNA ligase, with the protein MKQSMTLIPTLREVPADAEIKSHQLLLRAGFVRQNASGIYSYLPMAQRVLKKIETIVREEMDNAGAVELLMPALQQAELWQESGRWYTYGPELMRLHDRHDREFALGATHEEVITSLVRDEVKSYKRLPLTLYQIQTKFRDEKRPRFGLLRGREFIMKDAYSFHSSQESLDEVYDRLFTAYSNIFSRCGLDFRAVIADSGAMGGKDTHEFMVLSDVGEDTIAYSDTSNYAANIEMAPVVNTYEKSDEPQNEMEKVLTENKKSIEEVVGFLNVDASKCIKSLLFKVDDQYVLVLVRGDHEVNDIKLKNLYSASIVELATPEETKEILCCSIGSLGPVGVNKVEIVADPAVQAIVNGVCGANEEHHHFINVNADRDFSVTKYSDIRFIQEGDLSPDGQGKIVFAKGIEVGHVFKLGTRYSEAMNATYLDENGKSQPMIMGCYGIGVSRTLAAVAEQFNDENGLVWPAQIAPFEVHLIPINLKDEAQAKLASELYEQLKAQGLEVLMDDRAERPGVKFADSDLIGLPVRVTVGKKAADGIVELKVRKTGEMLEVHKDDLLQTIADLLK; encoded by the coding sequence ATGAAACAGAGTATGACGCTAATCCCAACTTTAAGGGAAGTTCCAGCAGATGCCGAAATTAAAAGTCATCAGCTATTATTAAGAGCTGGTTTTGTTAGACAAAATGCTAGTGGAATTTATAGTTATTTACCAATGGCTCAGCGAGTACTAAAAAAAATCGAGACGATTGTTCGTGAAGAGATGGACAACGCAGGTGCTGTGGAACTGCTTATGCCTGCTCTGCAACAAGCAGAGCTTTGGCAGGAATCAGGTCGTTGGTACACTTACGGACCTGAATTGATGAGATTGCATGACCGCCATGATAGAGAGTTTGCTCTTGGTGCAACTCATGAGGAAGTTATTACCAGCTTAGTAAGAGACGAAGTAAAATCCTATAAGCGATTGCCGTTAACACTTTACCAAATTCAAACGAAGTTTAGAGATGAGAAAAGACCACGTTTTGGTTTACTGCGTGGAAGAGAGTTTATCATGAAGGATGCTTATTCATTCCACTCTTCTCAAGAAAGTCTTGATGAAGTATATGATCGTTTATTTACTGCCTACTCTAATATTTTTAGTCGTTGCGGTTTGGACTTCCGTGCAGTTATAGCGGATTCTGGAGCAATGGGTGGAAAGGATACGCATGAGTTTATGGTGCTATCTGATGTTGGGGAAGATACGATTGCGTACTCTGACACTTCTAACTATGCGGCTAATATTGAAATGGCACCAGTAGTGAATACGTATGAAAAATCAGATGAGCCACAAAATGAGATGGAAAAGGTTCTGACTGAAAATAAGAAGTCAATTGAAGAAGTGGTAGGATTTTTAAATGTTGATGCATCAAAATGCATTAAATCACTTCTGTTTAAAGTAGATGATCAATATGTACTTGTGCTTGTTCGTGGCGACCACGAAGTGAACGATATTAAGTTAAAGAACTTATACTCAGCGAGCATCGTTGAACTAGCAACTCCGGAAGAGACGAAGGAAATCCTTTGTTGTTCTATTGGTTCATTAGGACCAGTTGGAGTAAATAAAGTGGAGATCGTTGCTGACCCAGCCGTTCAAGCAATTGTTAACGGAGTATGCGGAGCAAACGAAGAACACCATCACTTCATTAACGTAAATGCTGATAGAGATTTTTCGGTAACAAAGTACTCTGATATTCGTTTTATTCAAGAAGGAGATCTGTCTCCAGACGGTCAAGGCAAAATTGTTTTTGCAAAGGGAATAGAAGTAGGGCATGTATTTAAGCTTGGAACTCGTTATAGTGAAGCTATGAATGCTACCTATTTAGATGAAAATGGAAAATCACAGCCAATGATTATGGGTTGTTATGGTATTGGTGTATCTAGAACGTTAGCTGCTGTGGCCGAGCAATTTAATGATGAAAATGGTCTCGTATGGCCAGCTCAAATTGCACCTTTCGAAGTACATTTGATTCCAATCAACTTGAAAGACGAAGCTCAAGCGAAACTAGCATCAGAGTTATATGAACAATTAAAAGCTCAAGGCTTAGAAGTTCTTATGGACGACCGTGCCGAAAGACCAGGAGTAAAGTTCGCTGATTCAGACTTAATCGGTCTACCTGTACGTGTAACCGTTGGTAAAAAAGCAGCTGATGGAATTGTAGAACTAAAAGTTCGTAAAACTGGTGAAATGTTAGAAGTTCACAAAGATGACCTACTACAAACAATTGCTGACTTATTAAAATAA
- the dxr gene encoding 1-deoxy-D-xylulose-5-phosphate reductoisomerase yields the protein MKYVSLLGATGSIGTQTLDIIKEHPTEFGLAAMSVGRNIDLARKLIAEFHPELVCVLNKEDAESLKLEFPKISFTYGLEGLSEVAVYKKSTILVNAVMGSVGLEPTLHAIEAGKAIALANKETLVTAGHIVMNAVRRNQVPLLPVDSEHSAIFQALQGEFEKNIGKLILTASGGSFRDRTRSELENVTVQDALNHPNWSMGAKITIDSATMMNKGLEVIEAHWLFDIPYEKIDVVLHKESIIHSMIEFHDSSVMAQLGTPDMRVPIQYALTYPDRLPLKTAQTLNLAKVGQLHFAEMDFGRFRCLKFAYEAGIAGGTLPTVLNAANEIAVEAFLKGKITFLQIEDLIENALTKHQSIMEPSLAEIKAVDDETRKYVNSLL from the coding sequence ATGAAGTACGTAAGTTTATTAGGTGCAACTGGTTCTATCGGAACACAAACTCTTGATATAATAAAAGAGCACCCTACAGAGTTCGGATTGGCAGCCATGTCAGTAGGTAGAAATATTGATTTAGCTAGAAAGCTGATAGCTGAATTTCATCCTGAATTAGTATGTGTGTTAAATAAAGAGGACGCTGAGAGTTTGAAGCTGGAATTTCCGAAAATAAGCTTTACCTATGGGCTCGAAGGGTTAAGTGAAGTAGCGGTATATAAGAAATCTACCATTTTGGTGAATGCAGTAATGGGTAGTGTGGGACTAGAACCTACATTGCATGCGATTGAAGCTGGAAAAGCGATTGCTTTAGCCAATAAAGAGACACTAGTCACAGCTGGTCATATCGTTATGAATGCTGTTCGTCGAAATCAAGTCCCGTTATTGCCCGTAGATAGTGAGCATTCTGCTATTTTTCAGGCGCTTCAAGGAGAATTTGAAAAGAATATTGGGAAGTTAATTTTAACCGCATCGGGTGGCAGCTTCCGTGACCGAACTCGAAGTGAGTTGGAAAATGTAACGGTACAAGATGCGCTCAATCATCCAAATTGGTCCATGGGTGCAAAAATCACGATTGACTCTGCTACTATGATGAACAAAGGGTTAGAAGTTATTGAAGCACATTGGCTGTTTGATATTCCCTATGAAAAGATTGATGTTGTTTTACATAAGGAAAGTATTATTCACTCTATGATTGAGTTTCATGATAGTAGTGTCATGGCACAGCTAGGGACTCCAGATATGAGAGTACCGATCCAATATGCTTTAACATATCCAGATCGGTTACCATTAAAAACAGCGCAAACATTAAACTTAGCGAAAGTCGGTCAACTCCATTTTGCAGAAATGGACTTTGGTAGATTTCGCTGCCTAAAATTTGCCTATGAAGCAGGAATTGCTGGAGGGACACTTCCGACCGTTCTTAATGCGGCAAATGAAATAGCGGTTGAGGCGTTTCTAAAAGGAAAGATCACCTTTTTGCAAATTGAAGATTTAATTGAAAATGCGTTAACGAAGCATCAATCAATAATGGAGCCAAGTTTAGCAGAAATTAAAGCGGTTGACGACGAGACACGCAAGTATGTGAATTCACTTCTATAA
- a CDS encoding isoprenyl transferase, translating to MLEKIKLWKNKPSSELGRRITTIKNQSVPAHIAIIMDGNGRWAKKRALPRIAGHHEGMKVVRKITKLANELGVSTLTLYAFSTENWKRPKMEVDYLMKLPEEFLGTFLPELIEENVQVRMIGYKESLPAHTLNAINRAIEDTKDNDGLVLNFALNYGSRAEILEAVKNVLKDHKSGILTENNINEEVFSNYLMTSELSDPDLLIRTSGEIRLSNFMLWQLAYTEFWFTDVLWPDFSEEHLVEAIEVFQNRQRRFGGV from the coding sequence ATGTTAGAGAAAATAAAGCTTTGGAAGAATAAACCGTCTTCTGAACTCGGGCGTCGGATAACAACAATAAAAAATCAATCCGTACCAGCTCATATTGCTATTATTATGGATGGAAATGGACGTTGGGCGAAAAAACGGGCCTTGCCTAGAATCGCAGGTCATCATGAAGGGATGAAGGTTGTCCGTAAGATAACGAAGCTTGCAAACGAATTGGGAGTGTCCACGTTAACTTTATATGCTTTTTCAACAGAAAACTGGAAGCGACCGAAAATGGAAGTTGACTATTTGATGAAATTACCTGAGGAGTTTTTAGGAACCTTTCTCCCAGAATTGATAGAGGAAAATGTCCAAGTACGTATGATCGGATATAAGGAAAGTCTTCCCGCTCATACGCTAAATGCAATTAATCGAGCGATTGAAGACACGAAGGACAATGATGGGTTAGTGTTGAATTTTGCTCTTAACTATGGAAGCAGGGCAGAAATCTTAGAAGCAGTAAAGAACGTCTTAAAAGACCACAAAAGTGGTATACTGACAGAGAATAATATAAATGAAGAAGTATTTTCTAACTACTTAATGACGAGTGAGTTAAGTGATCCGGATTTACTCATTCGTACGAGTGGTGAAATACGGTTAAGTAACTTTATGCTCTGGCAACTAGCTTATACAGAATTTTGGTTTACAGACGTACTGTGGCCAGACTTCTCAGAAGAACACTTAGTCGAAGCAATCGAAGTATTCCAAAACCGTCAAAGGCGGTTTGGGGGAGTATAA
- the pyrH gene encoding UMP kinase encodes MTSPKYKRVVLKLSGEALAGEQGFGINPKVIKSVADQVKEIADLDVEVAVVVGGGNIWRGKIGEEMGMDRANADYMGMLATVMNSLALQDSLEQSGVETRVQTSIEMRQVAEPYIRRRAIRHLEKKRVVIFAAGTGNPYFSTDTTAALRAAEIEAEVILMAKNNVDGVYSADPRIDKTAKKYDELSYLDVLKEGLAVMDSTASSLCMDNDIPLLVFSIMEKGNIKRAVMGESIGTIVRGKK; translated from the coding sequence ATGACCAGTCCGAAATATAAACGCGTCGTACTAAAACTAAGTGGTGAAGCACTTGCTGGTGAGCAAGGCTTCGGAATTAATCCGAAAGTGATTAAATCGGTTGCCGATCAAGTAAAGGAAATTGCGGATTTAGATGTTGAAGTTGCCGTTGTTGTTGGTGGCGGAAATATCTGGCGAGGTAAAATTGGTGAAGAGATGGGAATGGACCGTGCGAATGCAGACTATATGGGGATGCTAGCAACGGTCATGAACTCATTGGCTCTACAAGATAGTCTCGAACAATCAGGTGTGGAAACGCGTGTACAAACTTCTATTGAGATGCGACAAGTAGCGGAACCTTATATTCGCAGACGAGCAATTCGTCATCTTGAGAAGAAGCGAGTTGTTATTTTTGCAGCAGGTACTGGAAATCCTTATTTCTCAACCGACACAACAGCTGCATTACGTGCTGCGGAAATTGAAGCAGAAGTCATCTTAATGGCGAAGAATAATGTCGATGGTGTATATTCTGCTGACCCACGTATTGATAAAACAGCGAAGAAATATGATGAGCTTTCTTATTTAGATGTACTTAAGGAAGGATTAGCTGTCATGGATTCAACGGCTTCTTCTTTATGTATGGATAATGATATACCACTTCTTGTTTTCTCTATTATGGAGAAAGGAAATATCAAACGTGCCGTAATGGGTGAATCCATTGGGACTATTGTGAGGGGGAAAAAATAA
- a CDS encoding chemotaxis protein CheD: MDEKVEIIKVGIADMNVVSAPNRIRTSGLGSCVGVVIYDQLKEIAGLVHIMLPDSSLSKAGTMNLAKYADTGVKELVKKLVQIGARPSMLKAKIAGGAQMFQFSNTSDMMRIGPRNVEAVKRELAELKIAIMAEDVGGNSGRTIEFCPKSKILHIRTVNKGTQEW; the protein is encoded by the coding sequence ATGGATGAAAAAGTTGAGATTATTAAGGTTGGCATAGCGGATATGAATGTAGTATCTGCTCCTAACCGAATTAGAACATCTGGCCTTGGGTCATGCGTGGGAGTCGTCATATATGATCAATTAAAAGAGATTGCAGGCCTTGTTCATATTATGCTCCCTGATTCATCCCTTTCTAAAGCCGGTACGATGAATCTTGCAAAGTATGCTGATACCGGGGTGAAGGAACTTGTAAAAAAGCTCGTTCAAATAGGCGCAAGACCTTCTATGCTAAAAGCCAAAATTGCAGGTGGAGCGCAAATGTTTCAATTTAGCAATACAAGTGACATGATGAGAATAGGTCCAAGAAATGTAGAAGCGGTAAAAAGAGAGTTGGCTGAGTTAAAAATTGCTATCATGGCAGAGGATGTTGGAGGAAATAGTGGACGAACGATTGAGTTTTGTCCGAAGTCAAAAATCTTACACATTCGAACGGTTAACAAAGGCACTCAGGAATGGTAG
- the rpsB gene encoding 30S ribosomal protein S2, with protein MSVISMKQLLEAGVHFGHQTRRWNPKMKKYIFTERNGIYIIDLQKTVKKVEEAYNWVKELAGNGGTVLFVGTKKQAQDSVKEEAIRSGQYYVNQRWLGGTLTNFETIQKRIARLKDIERMAEDGTFDVLPKKEVVQLKKEQERLEKFLGGIKDMKQLPDALFIIDPRKERIAVAEAHKLNIPIVGIVDTNCDPDEIDVVIPANDDAIRAVKLLTAKMADAILEAKQGEEVTA; from the coding sequence ATGTCAGTAATTTCAATGAAACAATTACTTGAAGCTGGTGTACACTTCGGACACCAAACTCGCCGCTGGAACCCTAAGATGAAGAAATATATCTTCACTGAGCGTAACGGCATCTACATCATCGATCTTCAAAAAACAGTTAAGAAGGTTGAAGAGGCTTATAACTGGGTAAAAGAACTAGCTGGTAACGGTGGAACAGTTCTTTTCGTTGGTACAAAGAAGCAAGCTCAAGACTCTGTAAAAGAAGAAGCAATCCGTTCAGGTCAGTACTATGTTAACCAACGTTGGTTAGGTGGTACTTTAACAAACTTCGAAACAATCCAAAAGCGTATTGCACGCCTTAAAGATATCGAAAGAATGGCTGAAGATGGTACATTTGATGTACTTCCTAAGAAAGAAGTTGTTCAACTTAAGAAAGAGCAAGAGCGCTTAGAAAAGTTCTTAGGCGGAATTAAAGATATGAAGCAACTTCCTGATGCTTTATTCATTATCGACCCTCGTAAAGAGCGTATTGCAGTTGCTGAAGCACATAAATTAAACATCCCTATCGTTGGTATCGTTGATACAAACTGTGATCCAGACGAAATCGATGTTGTTATCCCTGCAAACGACGACGCTATTCGTGCTGTTAAGCTATTAACTGCTAAAATGGCAGATGCTATTTTAGAAGCGAAGCAAGGCGAAGAAGTTACAGCGTAA
- a CDS encoding chemotaxis protein CheC encodes MGFISNLSSIHLDILKEIGNIGAGHAATALSKLLNKKIDMQVPNVKIVTFDEMMELSGGADHVVAAVFLRIEGEAPGSMFFVLPPEQATVFIKQMIGDEEFTFDQLAENEIATSALQELGNILSGSYLSSLSDFTGLALYPSVPALSIDMVGAIISFGLIELSQVSDYAIVIDTALNEDDVVISESVRGHFFLLPDPDSFHIIFESLGVRDNG; translated from the coding sequence ATGGGGTTTATTAGTAATCTTTCTTCTATTCATTTGGACATATTAAAAGAAATCGGCAATATTGGTGCGGGTCACGCAGCAACTGCTCTTTCTAAACTTTTAAATAAAAAGATAGATATGCAGGTTCCCAATGTTAAAATTGTAACTTTTGATGAAATGATGGAGCTCTCGGGTGGAGCGGATCATGTGGTTGCTGCGGTGTTTCTCCGTATTGAAGGGGAAGCACCTGGCAGTATGTTTTTTGTCCTACCTCCTGAACAGGCAACTGTCTTCATTAAGCAGATGATTGGTGATGAAGAATTTACCTTTGATCAATTAGCAGAGAATGAAATTGCTACCTCTGCCTTGCAGGAGCTTGGAAATATCTTATCTGGTTCCTATTTGTCTTCATTATCCGATTTTACTGGCCTGGCTTTGTATCCATCCGTTCCTGCATTAAGCATTGATATGGTTGGCGCTATCATAAGCTTTGGATTGATTGAACTATCACAGGTAAGTGATTATGCAATAGTTATTGATACAGCGTTAAATGAAGATGATGTTGTAATAAGTGAAAGTGTACGAGGCCATTTCTTCCTGTTGCCTGACCCGGACTCCTTTCATATTATCTTTGAATCTTTAGGAGTTAGGGATAATGGATGA
- a CDS encoding FliA/WhiG family RNA polymerase sigma factor has product MGQAPSIEEQNIWEKWTSKRDSDAGDYLVRKYMPLVSYHVQRISVGLPKNVSRDDLKSLGMIGLYDALEKFDPTRDLKFDTYASFRIRGAIIDGLRKEDWLSRNTRDKAKRIEQTIEKLEQKLMRNVTSKEIAEELNMSEDDVHNTINEHFFANVLSIDEQPDGEEKDGAGFSLKDERAEIPEETIIKNELISELSSMISHLNDKEQLVLSLFYQEELTLTEIGQVMDLSTSRISQIHSKAIFKLRQTLQKIV; this is encoded by the coding sequence ATGGGACAGGCACCTTCGATCGAGGAACAAAACATATGGGAAAAATGGACTTCCAAAAGAGACAGTGATGCAGGTGATTATTTAGTAAGAAAATATATGCCGCTTGTTAGCTATCATGTCCAAAGGATTTCTGTTGGTTTACCGAAGAATGTTTCGCGAGATGATTTAAAGAGCTTAGGAATGATTGGTTTATATGATGCGCTTGAGAAATTTGATCCAACAAGGGACTTGAAATTTGATACATATGCGTCCTTTCGTATTCGAGGAGCCATCATTGATGGATTAAGAAAGGAAGATTGGCTCTCTAGGAATACAAGAGATAAAGCCAAACGAATTGAGCAAACCATTGAAAAATTAGAACAAAAACTAATGAGAAATGTGACTTCTAAAGAAATAGCAGAAGAGCTAAATATGAGCGAAGACGATGTTCACAATACGATTAACGAGCATTTTTTTGCTAATGTATTATCAATTGATGAGCAACCGGATGGTGAGGAAAAAGACGGAGCTGGTTTCTCGTTAAAGGATGAGCGCGCAGAAATACCAGAGGAAACAATAATTAAAAATGAGTTGATTTCTGAGCTATCATCTATGATTTCTCATTTAAATGATAAAGAACAGCTCGTATTAAGCTTGTTTTATCAGGAAGAGTTAACATTAACTGAAATTGGACAAGTGATGGATTTATCGACGTCAAGAATATCGCAAATACATTCCAAAGCTATATTTAAACTAAGACAAACATTACAAAAAATCGTTTAA
- a CDS encoding phosphatidate cytidylyltransferase, protein MKQRIISAIIFGAIFIPLVILGKLPFVLLVYVLATVALYELLKMRNIQLASIPGLISMLVLWIFLIPKQLQNIFGPMHYTKVEFALLAVLLLLTYTVVTKNRFTFDDVSFSIMATLYIGMGFFYFIEIRETAGLMFIFYSLFIVWATDSGAYFIGRAMGKNKLWPDISPNKTVEGFIGGIVCAVIVAIFFALFSLETVSTIRLLIVTVFLSVFGQVGDLVESALKRHYNVKDSGNIMPGHGGILDRFDSLLFVWPVLYFILLP, encoded by the coding sequence ATGAAACAAAGAATTATCTCGGCAATTATATTTGGGGCTATATTTATCCCTTTAGTAATTTTGGGTAAATTACCCTTTGTTCTATTAGTGTATGTTTTAGCAACTGTTGCACTGTATGAACTGTTAAAAATGAGAAATATCCAATTAGCCTCTATTCCGGGGCTCATTTCAATGCTTGTGCTTTGGATCTTTTTAATACCGAAGCAGCTGCAAAATATTTTTGGACCAATGCACTATACGAAGGTCGAATTTGCCCTTTTAGCGGTTTTGCTGCTGTTAACTTACACGGTTGTAACAAAAAACCGCTTTACTTTCGATGATGTTTCCTTTTCAATAATGGCAACCTTATATATAGGAATGGGATTTTTCTATTTTATTGAAATTAGAGAAACTGCAGGGCTGATGTTTATTTTTTATTCCTTATTTATCGTTTGGGCCACAGATTCTGGTGCGTATTTTATCGGGCGAGCAATGGGGAAAAATAAGCTATGGCCTGACATAAGCCCAAATAAAACGGTTGAAGGATTTATCGGTGGTATCGTATGTGCGGTTATTGTAGCTATCTTTTTTGCCTTGTTCTCTCTTGAAACGGTATCCACAATAAGACTTCTTATTGTGACAGTTTTCTTATCTGTTTTTGGACAGGTTGGCGATCTTGTCGAATCGGCACTGAAACGACATTATAATGTAAAAGATTCAGGCAATATCATGCCTGGACACGGTGGCATCCTAGATCGATTTGATAGCTTGCTGTTCGTTTGGCCGGTCTTATATTTTATTTTGCTACCGTAA